The following coding sequences are from one Vulpes vulpes isolate BD-2025 chromosome 12, VulVul3, whole genome shotgun sequence window:
- the LOC112912225 gene encoding small nuclear ribonucleoprotein G, whose amino-acid sequence MSKAHPPELKKFMDKKLSLKLNGGRHVQGILRGFDPFMNLVIDECVEMATSGQQNNIGMVVIRGNSIIMLEALERV is encoded by the coding sequence ATGAGCAAGGCTCACCCTCCAGAGTTGAAAAAATTTATGGACAAGAAATTATCATTGAAATTAAATGGTGGCAGACATGTCCAAGGAATATTGCGAGGGTTCGATCCGTTCATGAATCTTGTGATAGATGAATGTGTGGAGATGGCAACTAGCGGGCAACAGAACAATATTGGAATGGTGGTAATACGAGGAAATAGCATCATCATGTTAGAAGCCTTGGAACGAGTATAA
- the MGAT1 gene encoding alpha-1,3-mannosyl-glycoprotein 2-beta-N-acetylglucosaminyltransferase: protein MLKKQSAGLVLWGAILFVAWNALLLLFFWTRPSPSRLSSDSALDDDPASLTREVIRLAEDAEVELERQRGLLQQIREHHARWSQRWRVPTAAPPAPPRVPVSSPPAVIPILVIACDRSTVRRCLDKLLHYRPSAEHFPIIVSQDCGHEETAQVIASYGSAITHIRQPDLSSITVPPDHRKFQGYYKIARHYRWALGQVFHKFKFPAAVVVEDDLEVAPDFFEYFQATYPLLRADPSLWCVSAWNDNGKEQMVDSSKPELLYRTDFFPGLGWLLLAELWAELEPKWPRAFWDDWMRRPEQRQGRACVRPEISRTMTFGRKGVSHGQFFDQHLKFIKLNQHFVPFTQLDLSYLRQETYDRDFLARVYGAPLLQVEKVRTSERSELGEVRVQYTGRDSFKAFAKALGVMDDLKSGVPRAGYRGIVSFLFRGRRVHLAPPQTWDGYDPSWN, encoded by the coding sequence ATGCTGAAGAAGCAATCTGCTGGGCTTGTGCTGTGGGGCGCCATCCTCTTTGTGGCCTGGAATGCCCTGCTGCTCCTTTTCTTCTGGACGCGCCCGTCACCCAGCAGGCTGTCCTCAGACAGTGCTCTCGATGATGATCCCGCCAGCCTCACCAGGGAGGTGATCCGTCTAGCCGAGGATGCAGAGGTGGAATTGGAGCGCCAGAGAGGGCTGTTGCAGCAGATCAGGGAGCATCATGCTCGGTGGAGCCAGCGGTGGAGGGTGCCCActgctgctccacctgccccACCGCGTGTGCCTGTGTCCTCCCCACCAGCTGTGATCCCCATCCTGGTCATTGCCTGTGACCGCAGCACTGTCCGGCGCTGCCTGGACAAGCTGCTCCATTACCGACCCTCAGCCGAACACTTCCCCATAATTGTCAGCCAGGACTGCGGGCATGAGGAAACGGCCCAGGTCATCGCCTCCTACGGCAGTGCCATCACGCACATCCGGCAGCCAGACCTGAGTAGCATCACGGTGCCCCCAGACCACCGCAAGTTCCAGGGCTACTACAAGATTGCGCGGCACTACCGCTGGGCACTGGGCCAGGTCTTCCACAAGTTTAAGTTCCCAGCAGCGGTGGTGGTGGAGGACGACCTGGAGGTGGCTCCAGACTTCTTTGAGTACTTTCAGGCCACATACCCGCTGCTGAGGGCCGACCCCTCCCTGTGGTGTGTGTCTGCCTGGAATGACAACGGCAAGGAGCAGATGGTGGACTCCAGCAAGCCAGAGCTGCTGTACCGCACCGACTTCTTCCCTGGCCTGGGCTGGCTGCTGCTGGCCGAGCTCTGGGCCGAACTGGAGCCCAAGTGGCCCAGGGCCTTTTGGGATGACTGGATGCGTAGGCCTGAGCAGCGGCAGGGCAGGGCCTGTGTGCGGCCTGAGATCTCCAGAACGATGACCTTTGGCCGCAAGGGTGTGAGCCATGGGCAGTTCTTTGACCAGCACCTCAAATTCATTAAGCTGAACCAGCACTTTGTGCCCTTCACCCAGCTGGATCTGTCATACTTACGGCAGGAGACCTATGACCGAGATTTCCTTGCCCGCGTCTATGGGGCTCCCCTGCTGCAGGTGGAAAAAGTGAGGACCAGTGAGCGCAGCGAGCTGGGGGAGGTGCGGGTCCAGTACACCGGCAGGGACAGCTTCAAGGCCTTTGCCAAAGCTCTGGGAGTCATGGACGACCTCAAGTCCGGTGTCCCCAGGGCCGGCTACCGGGGCATTGTCAGCTTCCTGTTCCGGGGCCGCCGTGTCCACCTGGCCCCCCCACAGACGTGGGATGGCTATGATCCTAGCTGGAATTAG